AGCAGGCGGCGCGTCGCGATCTCGGGCGTGGCATAGGCCTCCTGCCGCTCCGCGCTCCAATAGCGCAGTTCGGGCAGGGGAATGGCTTCACCAGTGACGGCGCACAGCACGTGGCTTCCCGGGCGCAGCACGCGGAAGCTGGAGGGGCCGTAGTAGAGCTTGGCGGCCTTGTCGGAAGGGGTCATCAGCATGGCAAGTCCCTTAGCACCGAGCGGCTAACCGAACAAATCATCTTGGGTGGAGGGCCGCGACGTCCGGGGCGCGGGCTTGCGCGGAGCAGGCGCGGGAGGCGTGCCGGCCGGAACCGCGTCCAGCGAGCCATCGCGGAATTGCAGCGTGAGCGCGCTCTCACCCGCCGCTTCGGCGCGGGTGGTCAGCGCCTTGCCCGCCGCATCGCGAATGATCGCATAGCCGCGCTCCAAGGGCTTTTCGGGGTGGAGCTGGCTCATCACGCGGGTCAGCGCGGCGAGACGGTCCGTGCCGGATCGCAGCGGGCGTTCGACCAGTGCGGGGCTGAGGCGCGCGCGGTCGAGCCGCCGTGCCGCCTCCGCTGCCGATCGCGACAGCAGGCTGGGCGAAAGCCGCGCGGCCACGCCAGCGAGCCGTTCGCGCCCCTTGGCGGAACGGTCACCCAGGGCACGCCGCAGCCGCTCGGACAGGTCGTCGAGCCGCTGGGCTTGCGGTTGCAGCAGATTTTCCGGGCGGGGCAGCATCCGGGCGCGCGCCGCCAGCCGTTCGCGCCCCAGTTCGACCGGGCGATACACCGTGCGGCGCTGGCGAGTGCCGAGATCGGCGAGGGTCAAAGCGAGGTCGGCGCGCACCGGCACGGCCATTTCGGCAGCGGCGGTGGGGGTGGGCGCGCGGCGGTCGGCGGCATAGTCGGCTAGCGTCGTGTCAGTTTCGTGCCCCACGGCGCTGATCACCGGGATCGAGCATTCGGCGATGGCGCGCACCACCGCCTCTTCGTTGAAGCTCCACAGATCCTCGATCGATCCGCCCCCGCGGGCGACGATCACCACATCGGGGCGCGGCACTGGCCCGCCGGCTTCAATCGCGCTGAACCCGCGCACCGCAGCGGCGACCTGCTCCGCCGCACCCTGCCCCTGTACCAGCACCGGCCAGACGACGACATGGGTCGGGAAACGATCCGCGAGGCGGTGCAGGATGTCGCGGATCACCGCGCCGGTGGGCGAGGTAACGACGCCGATTACCTGCGGCAGAAACGGCAGGCGGCGCTTGCGGGCGGTGTCGAACAATCCCTCCGCCGCGAGCCGCGCGCGGGTCTTCTCCAGCAGCGCCAGCAGCGCGCCTTCGCCCGCCAGCTCCAGCGAATCGATCACGATCTGGTATTTGGAGCGCCCCGGATAGGTGGTGAGCTTGCCGGTCGCGATCACCTCCAGCCCGTCCTCGGCGCGGAAGTTCAGGCGTTGGGCATTGCCCTTCCACATCACCCCGTCGATCACCGCGCCTTCGTCTTTCAAGGCGCAGTAGAAGTGGCCCGAGGCCGCCCGCTTTACCCCCGAAAGCTCTCCGCGCAGCCGCACGAAGCCGAAGCGATCCTCCACCGTGCGCTTCAGCAGGGCGGATATCTCGCTGATCGAGAGGGGCTGCGCATTGTCGCCCTGCCGCTCCCGCGCTACCAGCCCGGCATCGTCAATGTCATCGGGCGGAGTGGCCATGAATATCCTGCTTCTGGGGTCTGGGGGCCGCGAACATGCGCTGGCATGGAAGCTGGCGCAATCCCCGAGCCTTACCAAACTCTACGCCGCCCCCGGAAATCCCGGCATTGCCGAGGAGGCCGAGATCGTGCCGCT
This DNA window, taken from Porphyrobacter sp. ULC335, encodes the following:
- the xseA gene encoding exodeoxyribonuclease VII large subunit, encoding MATPPDDIDDAGLVARERQGDNAQPLSISEISALLKRTVEDRFGFVRLRGELSGVKRAASGHFYCALKDEGAVIDGVMWKGNAQRLNFRAEDGLEVIATGKLTTYPGRSKYQIVIDSLELAGEGALLALLEKTRARLAAEGLFDTARKRRLPFLPQVIGVVTSPTGAVIRDILHRLADRFPTHVVVWPVLVQGQGAAEQVAAAVRGFSAIEAGGPVPRPDVVIVARGGGSIEDLWSFNEEAVVRAIAECSIPVISAVGHETDTTLADYAADRRAPTPTAAAEMAVPVRADLALTLADLGTRQRRTVYRPVELGRERLAARARMLPRPENLLQPQAQRLDDLSERLRRALGDRSAKGRERLAGVAARLSPSLLSRSAAEAARRLDRARLSPALVERPLRSGTDRLAALTRVMSQLHPEKPLERGYAIIRDAAGKALTTRAEAAGESALTLQFRDGSLDAVPAGTPPAPAPRKPAPRTSRPSTQDDLFG
- a CDS encoding DUF2093 domain-containing protein; translated protein: MLMTPSDKAAKLYYGPSSFRVLRPGSHVLCAVTGEAIPLPELRYWSAERQEAYATPEIATRRLLGLV